The Nitriliruptor alkaliphilus DSM 45188 genome includes a region encoding these proteins:
- a CDS encoding IspD/TarI family cytidylyltransferase translates to MTAAHPAGAQVGAVVVAAGRGERLGGGVPKALVEVGGRTLVARAVDGLRRAGVATIVVVHPPSEADAFAAVLHDTSILAPGGEDRSASVRAGLDALPPDVTLVAVHDAARAFTPPEVIAAAIRAVTGDVVAAAPALPVADTLKRVDGDDVVATLDRAGVVAVQTPQVFPRAVIRAVGVAGASATDDLGLVEARLAAGELDGRVVWVPGSPRALKVTYPDDLVIAEALARGEASAT, encoded by the coding sequence GTGACCGCCGCGCATCCGGCCGGGGCACAGGTCGGTGCGGTGGTGGTCGCCGCCGGGCGCGGCGAACGGCTCGGCGGTGGGGTGCCGAAGGCGCTCGTGGAGGTCGGCGGTCGGACGCTGGTCGCCCGCGCCGTCGACGGGCTCCGCCGGGCTGGCGTGGCGACCATCGTGGTCGTGCACCCCCCGAGCGAGGCGGACGCGTTCGCCGCCGTCCTGCACGACACGTCGATCCTGGCCCCTGGCGGCGAGGACCGTTCGGCGTCCGTCCGTGCCGGCCTCGACGCCCTCCCACCGGATGTCACCCTCGTGGCGGTCCACGACGCCGCCCGGGCCTTCACCCCGCCCGAGGTCATCGCCGCTGCCATCAGGGCCGTGACCGGCGATGTGGTGGCGGCAGCGCCAGCACTACCGGTCGCGGACACGCTCAAGCGGGTCGACGGCGACGATGTGGTCGCCACGCTCGACCGTGCCGGCGTGGTCGCGGTGCAGACGCCGCAGGTCTTCCCACGTGCGGTCATCCGCGCCGTGGGAGTGGCAGGCGCGAGCGCGACCGACGACCTCGGTCTGGTCGAGGCGCGCCTGGCCGCCGGTGAACTCGACGGGCGCGTGGTCTGGGTCCCCGGTTCACCGCGGGCGTTGAAGGTGACCTACCCCGACGACCTGGTCATCGCCGAAGCCCTCGCGCGTGGCGAGGCGTCCGCGACCTGA
- the ispF gene encoding 2-C-methyl-D-erythritol 2,4-cyclodiphosphate synthase: MRIGSGLDVHPFDDGSDRPLVLAGVTIPDGPGLEGHSDADVLAHAVADALLGALALGDLGSWFGVDRPEVAGADSMALLATVAARVRAEGWQVGNLDVTVVAQRPRLAAFREPMRTGLGEVLGTTVDAVSVKFTTTDRLGTLGRGEGMAAWATVLLERS; the protein is encoded by the coding sequence GTGCGGATCGGTAGTGGGCTCGATGTCCACCCGTTCGACGACGGCAGCGACCGGCCACTGGTGCTGGCGGGGGTGACGATCCCGGACGGCCCGGGGCTCGAAGGGCACTCCGATGCCGACGTGCTGGCCCACGCGGTCGCCGACGCGCTGCTCGGCGCGCTCGCCCTCGGGGATCTCGGCAGCTGGTTCGGGGTCGACCGCCCCGAGGTGGCCGGTGCCGACTCGATGGCGCTGCTCGCGACGGTGGCCGCCCGCGTTCGGGCCGAGGGGTGGCAGGTCGGCAACCTCGACGTGACCGTCGTCGCCCAGCGGCCCCGCCTGGCGGCCTTCCGCGAGCCGATGCGTACGGGGCTCGGCGAGGTGCTCGGGACCACGGTCGACGCGGTCAGCGTGAAGTTCACCACCACCGACCGCCTCGGCACCCTCGGCCGCGGAGAGGGGATGGCGGCCTGGGCCACCGTCCTCCTGGAACGGTCCTGA
- the cysS gene encoding cysteine--tRNA ligase: protein MSLQLYDTLRRAEVPFEPRIEGAASVYVCGPTVQAEAHVGHGRLAVVTDVLRRHLAASGYAVTFVQNVTDIDDKIILRARREKVPPAVISTRYTQGWNRTMEALGVLPPDIQPLATGHLLEMQALIAELIEQGKAYAVDGDVFFRVRTFEGYGKLSGRRIDDMQQGEDVVDADRKEDPLDFAMWKSVKPGEPSWPSPWGDGRPGWHIECSAMAVKHLGEGFDIHCGGLDLVFPHHENEIAQHEAAHGGIFARNWVHNGMVRMGEEKMSKSIGNVVSLAEATAQWGVGPLRLWYLSASHRSPLTFDTERLIDATASHARLTTFLRSARRAAGEVAPDAAAAERHRTAFTAAMDDDLNAPQAVAALHELVSAGNEVLPRAEAGKEEARAEVAALADALVDLADGTLGLALSVALEEAAARERQLAPLVDQLLEQRQRARADRDFAAADAVRDQLAAARVVVEDRPGGPRWYVDGTPTDA from the coding sequence TTGAGCCTGCAGCTGTACGACACCCTGCGCCGCGCCGAGGTGCCCTTCGAGCCGCGCATCGAAGGGGCGGCGTCGGTCTACGTGTGCGGGCCGACCGTCCAGGCCGAGGCCCACGTCGGCCACGGCCGTCTCGCGGTGGTCACCGACGTGCTGCGCCGCCACCTCGCCGCCAGCGGCTACGCGGTCACCTTCGTCCAGAACGTGACCGACATCGACGACAAGATCATCCTGCGCGCCCGCCGCGAGAAGGTCCCGCCCGCCGTCATCTCCACCCGCTACACGCAGGGCTGGAACCGCACGATGGAGGCGCTCGGGGTCCTGCCGCCCGACATCCAACCCCTCGCCACCGGTCACCTGCTCGAGATGCAGGCCCTGATCGCCGAGCTCATCGAGCAGGGCAAGGCCTACGCCGTCGACGGGGACGTCTTCTTCCGCGTCCGCACCTTCGAGGGCTACGGCAAGCTGTCGGGTCGCCGCATCGACGACATGCAGCAGGGTGAGGACGTGGTCGACGCGGACCGCAAGGAGGACCCGCTCGACTTCGCGATGTGGAAGTCGGTCAAGCCGGGGGAGCCGTCGTGGCCGTCCCCGTGGGGGGACGGTCGCCCCGGGTGGCACATCGAGTGCTCGGCCATGGCGGTCAAGCACCTCGGTGAGGGTTTCGACATCCACTGCGGTGGGCTCGACCTGGTCTTCCCCCACCACGAGAACGAGATCGCCCAGCACGAGGCCGCGCACGGCGGGATCTTCGCCCGCAACTGGGTCCACAACGGCATGGTGCGGATGGGCGAGGAGAAGATGTCGAAGTCGATCGGCAACGTGGTCTCCCTCGCCGAGGCGACCGCGCAGTGGGGCGTCGGCCCGCTCCGCCTGTGGTACCTGTCGGCCAGCCACCGCTCGCCGCTGACCTTCGACACCGAGCGGCTCATCGACGCGACGGCCAGTCACGCGCGCCTGACCACCTTCCTGCGCTCGGCACGACGTGCTGCCGGCGAGGTCGCTCCCGACGCCGCGGCCGCCGAGCGCCACCGCACGGCGTTCACCGCCGCGATGGACGATGACCTGAACGCGCCCCAGGCCGTGGCGGCGCTCCACGAGCTGGTGTCCGCCGGCAACGAGGTGCTGCCCCGCGCCGAGGCCGGCAAGGAGGAGGCCAGGGCCGAGGTCGCCGCGCTGGCCGACGCGCTGGTGGACCTCGCCGACGGGACCCTCGGGTTGGCGCTGTCCGTGGCGCTCGAAGAGGCAGCGGCCCGTGAGCGTCAGCTCGCCCCGCTGGTCGACCAGCTGCTCGAGCAGCGGCAACGAGCCCGCGCGGACCGGGACTTCGCCGCCGCCGACGCGGTCCGCGACCAGCTCGCTGCTGCCCGCGTCGTCGTCGAGGACCGTCCCGGCGGACCGCGCTGGTACGTCGACGGCACACCGACCGACGCGTGA
- the rlmB gene encoding 23S rRNA (guanosine(2251)-2'-O)-methyltransferase RlmB, with translation MSRPLRGDGQERLVVGRHPVRELLRARRPVLMVRVADSRDPDPVVDEILSLAQDARVRVERVPREELDRQAPDLVHQGVVATAPPFPYSDLVGALAVAERADEPALLVCLDGITDPHNLGAIARSAEAVGAHALLVPGRRSASVTPVAEKAAAGALAHLRVVPIGNLVRTLQRLSSDHGVWSVGLDGDAPGPIGASRLLTESLVVVVGAEGAGLARLTREACDELVALPMRGRVGSLNASVAAGVALYAVRTARDAHGPAED, from the coding sequence GTGAGCCGGCCGCTCCGCGGCGACGGGCAGGAACGGCTCGTGGTGGGTCGCCACCCCGTCCGCGAGCTGCTGCGCGCACGGCGGCCGGTGCTGATGGTCCGGGTCGCCGACTCTCGCGACCCCGACCCGGTGGTCGACGAGATCCTGTCGTTGGCCCAGGACGCCCGCGTGCGGGTCGAACGGGTCCCCAGGGAGGAGCTGGATCGGCAGGCCCCGGACCTGGTGCACCAGGGTGTGGTCGCGACCGCGCCGCCGTTCCCCTACAGCGACCTGGTCGGGGCGCTGGCCGTGGCGGAACGTGCTGACGAGCCTGCCCTGCTGGTCTGCCTCGACGGCATCACCGATCCCCACAACCTCGGCGCGATCGCCCGCAGCGCCGAGGCGGTCGGCGCGCACGCCCTGCTCGTGCCAGGTCGGCGGAGCGCGTCGGTCACGCCCGTGGCGGAGAAGGCTGCGGCCGGCGCCCTCGCCCACCTGCGGGTGGTGCCCATCGGCAACCTCGTGCGGACCCTGCAGCGGCTGTCGAGCGATCACGGCGTGTGGTCGGTCGGGCTCGACGGTGACGCGCCCGGGCCGATCGGGGCGAGCCGGCTGCTGACCGAGTCGCTGGTCGTGGTCGTCGGCGCCGAGGGAGCCGGGCTCGCGCGGCTCACCCGCGAGGCGTGCGACGAGTTGGTCGCGCTGCCGATGCGCGGTCGGGTCGGGTCGCTGAACGCCTCGGTCGCGGCGGGTGTCGCCCTCTACGCCGTCCGCACGGCACGCGACGCGCACGGGCCCGCCGAGGACTGA
- the sigH gene encoding RNA polymerase sporulation sigma factor SigH — protein sequence MTRAPGTAADRRTMAHQTIDARTDEELVALVGTGDDRAMTELLQRYRGFARAKARSYFLIGGDREDTAQEGMIGLYKAVRDYAPGHGASFRSFAELCITRQILTAIKTATRHKHAPLNSYVSFDRPHEGETDRTLGDTVAAEETADPLEQLVASDELRRLQTAFDEVLSGLEIDVLTLYVEGRTYQEIADLLGRRVKSIDNALQRIKRKLEPHVGPGAP from the coding sequence GTGACGCGAGCACCAGGGACGGCCGCGGATCGCCGCACGATGGCGCACCAGACCATCGACGCGCGGACCGACGAGGAACTGGTCGCGCTCGTCGGCACCGGGGACGACCGCGCCATGACCGAGCTGCTCCAGCGCTACCGCGGCTTCGCCCGTGCCAAGGCTCGGTCCTACTTCCTGATCGGCGGGGATCGCGAGGACACCGCGCAGGAGGGCATGATCGGCCTGTACAAGGCCGTCCGCGACTACGCACCGGGCCACGGCGCCTCGTTCCGGTCCTTCGCCGAGCTGTGCATCACGCGGCAGATCCTGACCGCGATCAAGACGGCCACGCGTCACAAGCACGCCCCGCTGAACTCCTACGTGTCGTTCGACCGCCCTCACGAGGGTGAGACCGACCGCACCCTCGGGGACACCGTCGCCGCCGAGGAGACCGCCGACCCGCTCGAACAGCTGGTCGCCTCCGACGAGCTACGGCGCCTGCAGACCGCCTTCGACGAGGTGCTGTCCGGTCTCGAGATCGACGTGCTCACCCTGTACGTCGAGGGGCGCACCTACCAGGAGATCGCCGACCTGCTCGGGCGCCGCGTGAAGTCGATCGACAACGCGCTGCAGCGCATCAAGCGCAAGCTCGAGCCCCACGTCGGCCCCGGTGCCCCGTAG